CAATGATACGCTCAATTTCCTTATCTGATTCTAATGCTTCTGGTGTATCGTTTGTCATCAAATTCATCAGAAAATACAGAAAATAAATGTTACAACTGGCAAAATAAAGAAATTTGCGTGATTGAATTGATCAGTACATGAGGCGAATTGATCTGAAACTAGGCTTATGTCTTAGTTACTTAAATTAAATACCCTACTAAATCATTTTCGTTAGGAAATATTGCGTCAATGATTTAGTGTTTACTTTGTAGGTATATATATGGTGAATCTGTTGAATTATCTTCTAGCACCTAACTTTCGGTTTTGAGGATTTGGGTATGTCAAATCAAATAACACTAGAAAATATTGATAATGTACTTAAATTTTCAACATTATTTTCCAGTCAAGATTGCCACTTATATGACATACAAACTGAGCCTTTAACTTTAGAACCTTATGCCTATTCTCAAGAATTTAAGCGATTCATTGACGCAATCTACGCAGAAAACTTTATTATTCCCTTTGACTGGATAAGTTGGCAGCAAGAAGCTAACCGTTTTGAAGCTAATCCAGAACTCATAAATTTAGCTGATATTTCTACAATACAGAAATTATTTACTAGTCACGTTCGTCAAGAACGTTTTTGTAGTGGTCGTTTAGCACAGTTGATAAATAATGGTCATTTCTTGACAATATTGCAGCGATTACAAGCAATTCGTGCTGATTTTATTTTAGAAAATACAGAAAAATCTCAACCCAAAAATATTATGCAGCGAATAAAAATTATTCAAGGTGATATTACTCAGTTACAAGTTGATGCAACTGTGAATGCTGCTAACAGTTCCTTACTTGGTGGTGGTGGTGTTGATGGTGCAATTCATCGTGCAGCAGGTAGAGAACTATTAGTAGAATGTCGGCAATTAGGGGGTTGTGAAACTGGCGAAGCGAAAATTACCAAAGGCTATAATCTCCCTGCTAAATGGGTAATTCATACCGTCGGGCCTGTATGGGAAGGCGGTAATCAAAACGAAGATGTACTACTTGCTAACTGCTATGCCAATAGTTTAGCCTTAGCGGTACAGTATCAAATTAAAACTATTGCGTTCCCAGCTATTAGTACAGGTGTTTATAGTTTCCCAATGGAACGCGCTTGTAAAATTGCCGTTACTACAGTTACCAAGTTTTTAGAGAACCCTAACTCCCTGGAACAAGTAATTTTCGTGTGTTTTGGACAAAGCGCCTACAATTCTTATACCCAAGCAATGCGAGAAGTTGCTGAAACATAGTTAACATTAGATTCGGCTACTTTACAATTTGCGAGTCTCAACATGACAAAACATTTGGGTAAGAAAATTGCACCTATACCGATGTCATCTGATATCAGTGTGGTGGATTTGATTGATAATTACTTCACCGCTTATAATTCGGCGCGTTTACGGGAAGCCAGTCAATTGTTGGCGCGTGATGTAATGAAAGAGGGTGTTACTGTCGGTGTGAGTCTTTCTGGCGCGATGACACCGGCTGGTTTTGGTGTATCTGCACTTGCGCCTCTAATTCGCAACGGCTTTATTGACTGGATGATTAGTACTGGTGCGAATTTATATCATGATATGCACTATGGTTTGGGTTTTGAGTTGTTTGCAGGAAACCCATTTTTAGATGATGTCAAGCTGCGCCAAGAAGGGACTATCAGAATTTATGACATCATCTTTGGTTATGATGTCTTACTAGAAACCGACGCTTTTATCCGCAAGATTTTACAAGCAGAACCTTTCCAAAAGCGCATGGGAACGGCTGAGTTTCATTACTTATTGGGTAAGTATGTGCGAGAAGTTGAGAAGCAAGTTGGGGTAAAAAATTCCTGTTTGCTGGCTACAGCTTATGAGTATGGCGTACCCATCTATACATCATCCCCTGGTGACAGTTCCATTGGGATGAACGTTGCAGCTTTGGCGTTGGAAGGTTCACAGTTAATATTAGATCCGTCAATTGATGTGAATGAAACAGCTGCGATCGCCTACAATGCTAGAGAAGGAGAAGGAAGGAGTGCAGCTGTAATTCTCGGCGGTGGTAGTCCCAAGAACTTCTTGCTACAAACTCAACCGCAGATTCACGAAGTTTTAGGATTAGAAGAACGCGGACATGATTTCTTCGTCCAATTTACCGATGCGCGTCCTGATACTGGCGGTTTATCTGGCGCGACACCATCAGAAGCCGTAAGCTGGGGTAAGATTGACCCAGAAGAATTACCCAGCACTATTGTTTGTTATACAGATAGCACGATCGCCTTACCTTTAGTAACAGCATACCTACTCAACCAATGTCCACCCCGTCCTGTGAAGCGTTTGTATGACAGACGTGAGGAATTATACGACAAACTCCGCAGCGACTATTTAGCGGCTAAGAACCAACCAGTAGAGGAAATCCCGGCTGCTGTGGCTGGAGATGCTTCTGGTGGTGCTGCAACTTATCCTTGCGGTAGGTTGATTCCCAATACGTAAAAGTATAATAAGGGTGTAAGTCAGCAAAGCCTACACCCTTGACACATTCCACACCTAAAATTGGCGCATAGAGAAAGCAGTAATACCATTTCCAAAAGTCTTTGTAACACATCGATTATCTGTAGAGATGCACAGATATACGTCTCTACATACGATATGGTTTATTTATTTGGTAATGGGTAGTAGCGAATAAGTAATTGCTTTCTACCATTACCAATTACCAATTACCAAAATACGATAAGTTTTTAAGCAAGCATGACATGAGTTAATTATTTGCAAAATAAGCAAGATTAGTTACAGCAATTTCTCTTTTGATGAGTAAAGGAATCAATTTATTTTAAGGTAATGGAATTGACAGTCTTTTTATAGACTAATCCTTTATTAGTAAATAAAGCCTAATTAAAAGAGAGTGAGGAGAACATTTTGAATAAAAATGTCGTCGGCTTTATAAGTTTTATAGCTGCTATTATTTTCAGTATTGGAGCTATTATTTTAATTCAGTCGATGAATGTACCAGCTTTTATCACTCTTAGTGTATCAGTGTTAAGTAGTTGTTTTTTGTTAGTTTTTATTTTTATATATAATTTTATATCTCAATTTAAAAAGTCTAAAGATAATTATTAAATTGCTTACTGCCAATAGTTCAATATTAATATTTAATTTATTGATTTTACTTTAGTCTTTTTTTGATGACACCTCTCAAGATTGTGGTAACAGATAAATTGACTATGGGAGCGTAAAGCTTTACGCTCCTACCCATGTATCGGTATTAGGCATTGCCCGAAATAATATTATCCCGTCAGGTGGAATTATCTGATATGGGACTTATACTTAATTTTTGAAATATACGTAGGGGAGCCACTGCATTGGGCGGGTTTCCCGACATA
Above is a genomic segment from Nostoc sp. MS1 containing:
- a CDS encoding O-acetyl-ADP-ribose deacetylase; the protein is MSNQITLENIDNVLKFSTLFSSQDCHLYDIQTEPLTLEPYAYSQEFKRFIDAIYAENFIIPFDWISWQQEANRFEANPELINLADISTIQKLFTSHVRQERFCSGRLAQLINNGHFLTILQRLQAIRADFILENTEKSQPKNIMQRIKIIQGDITQLQVDATVNAANSSLLGGGGVDGAIHRAAGRELLVECRQLGGCETGEAKITKGYNLPAKWVIHTVGPVWEGGNQNEDVLLANCYANSLALAVQYQIKTIAFPAISTGVYSFPMERACKIAVTTVTKFLENPNSLEQVIFVCFGQSAYNSYTQAMREVAET
- a CDS encoding homospermidine biosynthesis protein, which produces MTKHLGKKIAPIPMSSDISVVDLIDNYFTAYNSARLREASQLLARDVMKEGVTVGVSLSGAMTPAGFGVSALAPLIRNGFIDWMISTGANLYHDMHYGLGFELFAGNPFLDDVKLRQEGTIRIYDIIFGYDVLLETDAFIRKILQAEPFQKRMGTAEFHYLLGKYVREVEKQVGVKNSCLLATAYEYGVPIYTSSPGDSSIGMNVAALALEGSQLILDPSIDVNETAAIAYNAREGEGRSAAVILGGGSPKNFLLQTQPQIHEVLGLEERGHDFFVQFTDARPDTGGLSGATPSEAVSWGKIDPEELPSTIVCYTDSTIALPLVTAYLLNQCPPRPVKRLYDRREELYDKLRSDYLAAKNQPVEEIPAAVAGDASGGAATYPCGRLIPNT